In a single window of the Rhopalosiphum padi isolate XX-2018 chromosome 1, ASM2088224v1, whole genome shotgun sequence genome:
- the LOC132917288 gene encoding troponin C-like, translating to MSWMDPPPQAIDLSEGITLSKDQLKVLRKAFDTFDTEKNGKITCANINIILDMLGHATDTVTVRNIVAEIDHQGTGTLSFDDFCTLAARFMTEEEEDSEAIKTELREAFRLYDKEGNGYITTEVLREILSELDNNMSDEELDQMIDEIDADGSGTVDFDEFMEVMTG from the exons atg TCGTGGATGGACCCTCCCCCTCAGGCGATCGACCTCTCGGAAGGCATAACGTTGAGCAAAGATCAATTGAAAG TTTTGAGAAAGGCTTTCGACACGTTTGACACGGAGAAAAACGGCAAAATTACGTGCGCcaacattaacattattttagacATGTTGGGCCATGCTACGGACACGGTAACCGTCAGGAACATCGTCGCCGAAATCGACCACCAAG GAACTGGTACATTATCCTTTGATGACTTTTGTACGTTGGCAGCGAGATTTATGACCGAAGAGGAAGAGGACTCCGAAGCGATCAAAACAGAACTCAGAGAAGCTTTTAGGCTATACGACAAAGAAG GAAATGGATATATAACAACTGAAGTGCTGAGAGAAATATTGTCTGAACTCGACAACAACATGTCCGATGAAGAACTGGATCAGATGATCGATGAAATCGACGCGGACGGATCCGGTACCGTAGACTTTGATG aattcaTGGAGGTAATGACTGGTTAA